The following proteins come from a genomic window of Candidatus Methylomirabilota bacterium:
- a CDS encoding metallophosphoesterase: MRFMLLRSIIVGMLVASQLYLFARGDRALRLSRWSPRRKKLLQLALIGFFVSTLIIYVAFLSRWAPSEHPSPLILYLLIYPTAIWSFGSLFSFLLLLLTDLIGYCTRLIRFRAVKRDEISAPPLDPSRRIFMQTSLGALAAAPILVSGYGASYASNGWGIEEVHLSLSRPHPFDPPLKVVQVSDIHSGLFMTPAQMRLYAEAIRQLEPDLFVLTGDFIANSAADLPACIKEMARVESRYGSFAVLGNHEHWYGEPEKIIAAFEGAGIAILQNTHRVLETNRGSIAIAGIDDLRVGRPNLGRALAGLNPAYPTILLSHRPEIFPRAAIRNIALTLSGHYHGGQIKISALGLNISLAHLLSPYPEGLYRLRNSHLYVNRGLGTTGTPVRVNAPPEITLFHLT, from the coding sequence ATGCGATTCATGCTGCTCCGGTCGATCATCGTTGGGATGCTGGTTGCATCGCAGCTCTATCTCTTCGCAAGAGGGGATCGGGCACTGCGGCTGTCCCGGTGGAGCCCTCGGCGCAAGAAGCTGCTCCAACTTGCCCTGATCGGGTTCTTCGTCTCAACATTGATCATCTATGTTGCCTTCCTCTCTCGATGGGCCCCATCGGAGCACCCGTCTCCGCTGATCCTGTATCTCCTGATCTATCCAACCGCCATCTGGAGCTTCGGATCGCTGTTCTCATTTCTGTTGCTGCTGCTTACCGACCTGATCGGCTATTGCACCAGGTTGATCCGCTTCAGGGCCGTCAAGAGAGATGAGATATCTGCGCCACCGCTTGATCCCTCGCGCAGGATATTTATGCAAACCTCGCTGGGCGCGCTGGCTGCGGCACCCATCTTGGTCTCGGGCTATGGGGCATCCTATGCAAGCAATGGATGGGGTATTGAGGAGGTGCATCTCTCACTCAGCCGGCCTCATCCTTTTGATCCCCCGCTGAAGGTAGTCCAGGTCTCCGACATCCACTCCGGCCTCTTTATGACTCCCGCCCAGATGCGCCTTTATGCCGAGGCGATCCGGCAGCTTGAGCCCGACCTGTTCGTGCTGACGGGGGATTTCATCGCAAACTCGGCAGCCGACCTGCCAGCCTGTATCAAGGAGATGGCGCGAGTGGAGAGTCGATATGGAAGTTTTGCCGTTCTTGGAAATCATGAACATTGGTACGGAGAGCCTGAAAAGATTATCGCCGCCTTCGAAGGAGCAGGGATCGCGATTCTACAAAATACCCATCGGGTCTTGGAGACCAACCGTGGCTCCATTGCCATTGCGGGGATCGACGATCTGCGCGTCGGCCGGCCCAATCTTGGCCGAGCGCTGGCTGGTCTGAATCCAGCATATCCAACAATCCTGCTGTCCCATCGTCCTGAGATCTTTCCGCGGGCTGCCATTCGCAACATCGCCCTCACCTTGTCTGGCCATTACCACGGAGGACAGATTAAGATAAGCGCGCTCGGGCTGAATATCAGTCTTGCTCACCTGCTGAGCCCTTACCCCGAAGGTCTATACCGTCTCAGGAATTCCCACCTGTATGTCAACCGTGGCCTTGGGACCACCGGGACCCCCGTCCGCGTCAACGCCCCTCCTGAGATCACCCTCTTTCATCTGACATAG
- a CDS encoding alpha/beta hydrolase, translating to MTNVLIRPTAFDWNPALELCLAEIDEGTLAYVVTGDGPPLLLLHGLGGEIWMWERQVAALSKRYRLYIPDLLGYGYSDRPKVDYTPSFFIDMIKQFMDQLGVSSASLIGNSMGAGIAWASALAHPERVDKLVLIDGIPPQVVPAVRNRLLRWFLAFRRVPLLPYLAIALRTRRMVRTALAQVVYDDRLITDAVVERQYRIGRIAGTARVVASTIRHTDEVARYTDALTTLRTSTLIIWGEQDELFPVEVGQQLHSTIRDSTLVVIKGSGHMPMWEKPDETNQAILEFLGCE from the coding sequence GTGACGAACGTACTCATCCGTCCGACCGCCTTTGACTGGAACCCGGCCCTCGAACTGTGTCTGGCGGAGATCGACGAGGGGACGCTCGCTTATGTAGTAACCGGTGATGGCCCGCCGCTCCTATTGCTTCACGGTCTTGGAGGAGAGATCTGGATGTGGGAAAGGCAGGTGGCGGCGCTGTCCAAGCGATATCGCCTGTACATCCCCGATCTCCTCGGGTACGGGTATTCGGATCGGCCGAAGGTTGACTACACGCCGTCGTTTTTCATTGATATGATCAAGCAGTTCATGGACCAACTCGGCGTGAGCAGTGCCAGTCTGATCGGCAACTCAATGGGTGCGGGGATCGCCTGGGCGTCTGCCCTCGCGCATCCCGAGCGAGTTGATAAGCTTGTCCTGATTGATGGCATCCCTCCACAGGTGGTTCCCGCGGTTCGAAATCGCCTCTTGCGCTGGTTCCTCGCGTTCCGTCGCGTCCCACTCTTGCCGTATCTGGCTATCGCGTTACGGACTCGCCGCATGGTGCGGACGGCGCTCGCACAGGTCGTCTATGACGATCGACTCATCACCGACGCGGTGGTGGAACGACAATACCGGATCGGCCGAATTGCAGGGACCGCGCGGGTTGTGGCCTCTACGATTCGCCATACTGATGAGGTCGCTCGGTATACCGATGCGCTGACAACCTTACGCACATCAACGCTCATCATCTGGGGCGAGCAGGACGAACTGTTTCCTGTGGAGGTCGGACAGCAGCTTCACTCCACAATCCGAGATTCCACACTGGTCGTGATCAAAGGCAGCGGTCATATGCCGATGTGGGAGAAGCCTGACGAGACCAATCAGGCGATCCTGGAATTTCTTGGTTGCGAGTGA
- the tgt gene encoding tRNA guanosine(34) transglycosylase Tgt — protein sequence MTFELLKIDAATGARRGRLRTPHGTVETPVFMPCGTGGAVKALTPHELQADGVQLALCNTYHLYLRPGHRLIKELGGLHRFMAWPGSILTDSGGFQVYSLAPLRRISEKGVSFRSHLDGSLHFLSPELAIEVQESLGADIIMPLDECAPYPSTTEYLQRSLELTLKWAERSRAAHPDGQSALFGILQGGTDKALREQAATALQQIGFDGYALGGLAVGEPKAVMYETVAYTAPLLPADRPRYLMGVGTPEDLVESVMRGVDMFDCVMPTRHGRTGSLFTSQGRINIKGAVYAADERPPDPACDCYTCRHFSRAYLRHLFVAGEILGLHLNTLHNLHFYVALMQQIRQAIEDGSLAALRTRFLERSDALNRDETVA from the coding sequence GTGACCTTCGAGTTATTGAAGATCGATGCTGCAACAGGCGCACGGCGGGGGCGGCTGAGGACACCCCACGGCACCGTGGAGACCCCTGTGTTCATGCCCTGCGGGACGGGAGGCGCAGTCAAGGCGCTCACACCCCATGAGCTTCAGGCTGACGGGGTACAGTTAGCTCTGTGTAACACGTACCACCTCTACCTGCGTCCCGGCCACCGACTCATTAAGGAGTTGGGCGGTTTGCACCGTTTCATGGCGTGGCCCGGCTCGATCCTCACCGATAGTGGGGGGTTTCAGGTCTATAGCCTGGCCCCATTACGCCGGATCTCGGAAAAGGGGGTAAGCTTTCGGTCTCATCTTGACGGATCACTTCACTTTCTTTCGCCGGAGCTCGCCATCGAAGTCCAAGAATCCCTCGGGGCGGATATCATCATGCCGCTTGACGAGTGCGCCCCCTATCCCTCGACCACCGAGTATCTTCAGCGATCACTGGAGCTGACGCTCAAGTGGGCAGAACGGTCTCGGGCGGCTCATCCCGATGGGCAATCGGCGCTGTTCGGTATTCTACAGGGAGGGACCGACAAGGCGCTGCGGGAACAGGCGGCCACAGCCCTGCAACAGATCGGCTTTGACGGCTATGCGTTAGGCGGCCTCGCTGTCGGCGAGCCGAAAGCTGTAATGTATGAGACCGTCGCTTATACTGCGCCGCTCCTACCCGCCGATCGGCCTCGCTACCTGATGGGGGTCGGAACGCCTGAGGATCTCGTAGAAAGCGTGATGCGGGGGGTAGACATGTTCGACTGCGTAATGCCCACCCGGCACGGCAGGACCGGAAGCCTGTTCACCAGCCAGGGTCGAATCAATATCAAGGGGGCGGTGTATGCGGCAGACGAGAGGCCGCCCGATCCCGCCTGTGATTGTTACACCTGTCGGCACTTCTCCCGCGCCTATCTCCGGCATCTCTTTGTGGCTGGCGAGATCCTTGGACTGCACTTGAACACGCTTCACAACCTTCATTTCTATGTTGCGCTTATGCAGCAGATCCGCCAGGCTATCGAAGATGGGAGCCTTGCCGCACTCCGGACAAGGTTTCTTGAGAGGAGTGACGCGCTGAATCGCGACGAAACTGTAGCATAA
- the yajC gene encoding preprotein translocase subunit YajC, with product MGTAYAQQGPPSGGGTGGMLAALLPPVLIFVVFYLLMIRPQQKKSREQKDMLDKLKTGDQIVTTGGLYGTIIKFGEDNRVKVRIAENVTVEIARSAITEKAGGTAEVAKAKGD from the coding sequence ATGGGAACGGCGTATGCGCAACAGGGCCCTCCATCTGGAGGTGGAACTGGAGGTATGCTTGCGGCTCTCCTCCCTCCAGTACTGATATTCGTTGTATTTTATCTCCTGATGATTCGTCCACAGCAAAAGAAGTCGCGAGAGCAAAAGGATATGCTCGACAAATTGAAAACCGGCGATCAGATCGTGACCACTGGAGGGTTGTACGGGACAATAATCAAGTTTGGCGAAGACAACCGGGTCAAGGTAAGGATCGCCGAAAATGTCACGGTTGAGATCGCGCGGAGCGCCATCACCGAGAAAGCCGGTGGAACGGCGGAGGTGGCGAAGGCCAAGGGCGATTAG
- a CDS encoding NUDIX hydrolase, translating to MKLFEQVLSTQVVYSGKYLSTEQQTVVLPDGRQAIRDIVHPPDAVAIVPIDGDGRIYLVRQYRPAIQRAIYEIPAGIIDHGERPVTTARRECEEEVGLRPRRLLKLCTFYSAVGFSTGSIQLFLAQGLMAGRNRRHDATEFLEVHAIPFEQAYRWVLSHKIVDAKSIVGILWAKQQLDLPSLRD from the coding sequence GTGAAACTTTTCGAGCAAGTCCTCAGCACGCAGGTCGTCTACTCGGGGAAGTATCTTTCAACCGAGCAACAGACGGTTGTCCTGCCTGATGGCCGACAGGCGATCCGTGACATCGTTCATCCTCCGGACGCTGTTGCAATCGTGCCGATCGATGGCGATGGCCGAATCTACCTGGTTCGGCAGTATCGGCCGGCCATCCAGCGGGCCATCTACGAGATCCCTGCCGGCATTATCGATCACGGCGAACGCCCGGTCACAACCGCCCGGCGTGAGTGCGAGGAGGAGGTCGGGCTTCGACCCCGCCGGCTGCTCAAACTGTGCACCTTCTATTCCGCGGTTGGCTTCTCCACCGGGTCCATCCAGCTCTTTCTGGCTCAAGGACTCATGGCCGGCCGGAATCGCCGCCACGACGCCACCGAGTTCCTGGAGGTCCATGCGATCCCATTCGAACAGGCCTACCGCTGGGTCTTATCACACAAGATCGTGGATGCCAAGAGCATCGTCGGCATTCTCTGGGCCAAGCAACAGCTTGACCTTCCATCGCTCCGCGATTAG
- the ruvC gene encoding crossover junction endodeoxyribonuclease RuvC, giving the protein MLVLGVDPGASATGYGIVARSDGILRAVEYGSIITTSADPFPSRLQQIFSRLAELIRYYQPEWAAIESLIFAKNVQSAFKLGQARGVAILAAAQSGLAIAEYTPLQVKSAVTGYGAAGKRQVQQMVESLLGLEAPVCSTDAADALAVAICHHHSARLLHLTRGRER; this is encoded by the coding sequence GTGCTGGTCTTAGGGGTTGATCCAGGGGCCAGCGCGACCGGCTACGGGATAGTGGCTCGCAGTGATGGTATCTTGCGAGCCGTCGAATACGGCAGCATCATCACCACGTCTGCCGACCCCTTTCCTTCCCGCCTGCAACAGATCTTCAGCCGCCTGGCCGAGTTGATCCGTTATTATCAGCCGGAGTGGGCAGCAATCGAAAGTCTCATCTTCGCGAAAAATGTACAAAGCGCGTTCAAGCTAGGCCAGGCGAGAGGGGTCGCGATTCTGGCTGCCGCACAGAGCGGACTTGCCATCGCGGAATACACCCCGCTGCAGGTGAAAAGCGCGGTAACCGGGTATGGCGCTGCGGGCAAACGCCAGGTCCAGCAGATGGTCGAATCGCTCCTTGGGCTCGAAGCGCCGGTCTGTTCGACCGACGCCGCCGATGCGCTGGCCGTGGCCATTTGTCATCACCATTCGGCCCGACTCCTGCATCTCACGAGAGGCAGAGAACGGTGA
- a CDS encoding sulfite exporter TauE/SafE family protein — MTHILLYLLLGLVAGSFSGLIGIGGGIIIVPALVFLFGLSQHQAQGTTLALLVPPIGLLAAWTYYKEGYVDLRIASLICLGFFLGGLLGAKLATSLSNSVLEKLFGIALLLISLKMLLTK; from the coding sequence ATGACACACATTCTGCTGTATCTGCTCTTGGGCCTGGTAGCAGGAAGCTTTAGCGGGCTGATCGGCATCGGCGGAGGGATCATCATTGTTCCCGCGCTGGTCTTTTTGTTCGGGCTATCCCAACATCAGGCTCAGGGCACGACGCTGGCGCTGCTGGTACCGCCCATCGGACTATTAGCCGCCTGGACATATTACAAAGAAGGGTATGTGGACCTCAGAATAGCAAGCCTGATATGCCTTGGTTTTTTCTTGGGAGGGTTGCTGGGCGCCAAACTTGCGACGAGCTTGTCCAACTCGGTGCTGGAAAAACTATTTGGGATAGCCTTACTTCTCATTTCGCTTAAGATGCTACTAACCAAATAA
- a CDS encoding YebC/PmpR family DNA-binding transcriptional regulator encodes MSGHSKWAGIKHKKAKVDAQRGRTFTKIIREITVAARVGGGDPDGNPRLRLAIEKAKAVNMPQDNIQRGILKGTGELPGTSYEEYIYEGYGPGGVAVLLEVVTDNKNRTAPEIRKAFSKYGGNLGESGCVAWMFEKKGLIQVEAAAADEDRLLGVALEAGAEDVRRSDDIFEVITAPRDLERVKESLTKGKIEITEGEVTMLPQSTVRLDGKQAQQMLQLMETLEEHDDVQNVYANFDIPEEIMAAVTG; translated from the coding sequence ATGTCTGGCCATTCTAAGTGGGCGGGCATCAAACACAAGAAGGCGAAGGTGGATGCCCAGCGGGGCCGAACCTTTACCAAGATTATTCGCGAGATCACCGTAGCTGCCAGGGTGGGTGGCGGCGACCCGGATGGCAATCCTCGCCTTCGATTGGCGATCGAAAAGGCCAAGGCTGTCAATATGCCCCAGGACAACATCCAGCGAGGCATCCTGAAGGGGACGGGTGAGCTGCCTGGCACCTCCTACGAGGAGTATATCTATGAGGGGTACGGGCCAGGAGGCGTCGCCGTCTTGCTGGAGGTCGTGACCGATAATAAGAACCGAACCGCCCCGGAGATCCGTAAGGCGTTTTCGAAATACGGGGGCAACCTGGGAGAATCGGGATGCGTGGCGTGGATGTTTGAAAAGAAGGGGCTGATTCAAGTAGAAGCGGCCGCTGCCGATGAGGATCGGCTGCTGGGCGTTGCGCTGGAGGCGGGTGCCGAGGATGTTCGGCGGTCGGATGACATCTTCGAGGTAATCACCGCGCCACGAGACCTGGAGCGGGTTAAGGAGTCCCTGACAAAAGGAAAGATCGAGATCACCGAGGGGGAGGTGACCATGCTTCCACAGAGCACTGTCAGGCTGGACGGGAAGCAGGCGCAGCAGATGCTCCAGTTGATGGAAACACTTGAAGAGCATGATGACGTCCAGAATGTGTACGCGAACTTCGACATCCCCGAAGAGATCATGGCGGCAGTAACCGGCTAG
- the queA gene encoding tRNA preQ1(34) S-adenosylmethionine ribosyltransferase-isomerase QueA, whose product MPISLRTADFDYTLPPELIAQTPAPERDRSRLLVLDRSTGALQDRIFRDLPEYLVPGDLLIVNEAKVIPARLFGRSERRYLIEALLLCEVDADPGSSRTGTDCWEALIKPSKQVRAGDRITLANGTIMAEVIEKRGEGRHLLKLVYDGRLPDLLWRFGQMPVPPYIKRQGTKSPHSPFTKGGYGGIWGAELDHERYQTVYAKHEGAIAAPTAGLHFTPELIETLMQQGVTVTPITLFVGSGTFRPIRVQQIAQHRMEPERYIIPEQTALAVKVARREGRRVIAVGTTTVRTLEHAATLGEIRAGTGLADLFIYPGYCFKSIDALITNFHLPCSTLFMLVSAFAGRETMLAAYREAIAGRYRFYSYGDAMLIV is encoded by the coding sequence GTGCCTATTTCGCTTCGGACAGCCGATTTTGACTACACCCTGCCCCCCGAGCTGATTGCCCAGACGCCCGCTCCCGAGCGCGATCGCTCGCGGCTCCTGGTCCTGGATCGGAGCACGGGCGCCCTGCAGGATCGGATCTTCCGCGATCTCCCGGAATATCTCGTTCCGGGAGACCTGTTGATCGTCAATGAAGCGAAGGTGATCCCCGCCAGGCTCTTCGGTCGATCCGAGCGGCGGTATCTTATCGAGGCGTTGCTCCTGTGTGAGGTTGACGCCGATCCCGGCTCAAGCCGTACTGGGACAGACTGTTGGGAGGCCTTAATCAAGCCATCCAAGCAGGTTCGGGCCGGCGACCGCATTACCTTGGCTAATGGTACGATCATGGCCGAGGTGATAGAGAAACGCGGTGAGGGGCGCCACCTGCTCAAGCTCGTCTATGACGGAAGACTTCCCGACCTCCTGTGGCGCTTCGGTCAGATGCCGGTTCCGCCGTACATCAAAAGACAGGGTACAAAATCCCCCCACTCCCCCTTTACAAAAGGGGGGTACGGGGGGATTTGGGGTGCAGAGCTGGATCACGAGCGGTACCAGACGGTATACGCCAAACATGAAGGGGCCATCGCGGCGCCCACGGCCGGCCTCCACTTTACGCCGGAACTGATTGAGACGCTCATGCAGCAGGGTGTCACCGTGACCCCGATTACCCTCTTTGTCGGCTCCGGTACGTTTCGTCCTATTCGAGTGCAGCAGATTGCACAACATCGGATGGAGCCGGAGCGCTATATCATTCCGGAGCAGACGGCTCTGGCAGTCAAGGTCGCGAGGAGAGAGGGGCGGAGGGTGATCGCGGTGGGGACGACGACCGTCCGGACTCTGGAGCATGCCGCAACGTTGGGCGAGATACGGGCTGGGACCGGCCTGGCAGACCTCTTTATCTACCCGGGCTATTGTTTTAAGAGTATCGACGCCCTCATCACTAACTTTCATCTGCCTTGCTCTACCCTCTTTATGCTGGTCTCTGCCTTCGCAGGTCGGGAGACTATGTTGGCTGCGTATCGCGAGGCTATTGCCGGGCGCTACCGTTTCTACTCCTACGGCGACGCGATGTTGATTGTGTGA
- a CDS encoding TetR family transcriptional regulator C-terminal domain-containing protein, whose product MANTKEHIIEVAARLIHLRGFNHTSIGEILKESGVGKGNFYYYFRSKEELGYAIVKDNFRRFSEEVTGKAFGNNRDAVTQLDDFLDILLEIHRRRNCAGGCRLGNMAMELSDIHEEFRKKFQDVFDGWSVQVEGVLQKAKAGGQLTGHADLQALAQFVIASVEGAILLAKVKKDISTLERCLKELKKYVRMYVNRRLPLPA is encoded by the coding sequence ATGGCCAATACTAAAGAGCACATTATCGAGGTCGCAGCTCGTCTGATCCATCTCAGGGGTTTTAACCATACGAGTATTGGGGAGATCTTAAAGGAGAGTGGGGTCGGGAAAGGGAATTTTTATTACTATTTTAGAAGTAAAGAAGAGCTGGGCTATGCCATCGTTAAGGATAACTTCAGGCGGTTTTCAGAAGAGGTGACGGGTAAAGCCTTCGGAAATAATAGAGATGCTGTGACTCAACTGGATGATTTCCTGGATATACTTCTTGAAATACATCGAAGGCGAAACTGCGCCGGCGGATGCCGCTTAGGTAACATGGCTATGGAATTGAGTGATATCCACGAAGAATTTCGAAAGAAGTTTCAAGATGTGTTTGATGGCTGGAGTGTTCAGGTGGAAGGTGTTCTGCAAAAAGCCAAGGCGGGCGGACAGCTTACAGGTCATGCGGATCTTCAAGCGTTAGCCCAGTTCGTCATCGCTTCCGTCGAGGGAGCAATACTGCTCGCGAAGGTAAAAAAGGATATCAGTACCTTGGAACGCTGCCTTAAGGAGTTGAAAAAGTATGTCCGAATGTATGTTAATCGCAGATTGCCGCTTCCGGCTTAA
- the ruvB gene encoding Holliday junction branch migration DNA helicase RuvB codes for MANRQLQDEDQELEQSLRPKAWDDYIGQEKVKANLQVFVQGAKARREPLDHLLFYGPPGLGKTSLAFMIASEMGVSIRVTSGPVIERQKDLAAILSSLREQDVLFIDEIHRLNPLVEETLYPAMEDYRLDLIIGQGPSAQTYRLKLPRFTLIGATTRAGLLASPLFNRFGVVQRLDFYDETDLFRIVLRSAQILGVSIMEDGAWEIARRSRGTPRVANRLLRRVRDFAQVLGDGVITREVAQSALERLEVDTNGFDEMDRRILHTIIEKFAGGPVGIETIAVAVGEEKDTIEDVYEPFLIQQGFLARTPRGRTVTRLAFDHFKLPRPAEVQGELWHG; via the coding sequence GTGGCGAATCGGCAGCTTCAGGACGAGGATCAGGAGCTCGAACAAAGCCTGCGCCCAAAAGCCTGGGATGACTACATTGGCCAGGAAAAGGTCAAGGCGAACCTCCAGGTCTTCGTACAGGGGGCCAAAGCGCGAAGGGAGCCCCTGGACCACCTGCTTTTCTACGGCCCGCCGGGACTTGGCAAGACCTCTCTCGCCTTTATGATCGCCTCGGAGATGGGGGTGAGCATCCGGGTTACCTCCGGACCGGTGATCGAACGACAGAAAGACCTGGCGGCAATCCTCTCCAGCCTCAGAGAACAGGATGTGCTGTTCATCGACGAGATCCACCGGCTGAATCCTCTGGTCGAAGAGACCCTCTACCCGGCAATGGAAGATTACCGGTTGGACCTGATCATCGGTCAAGGACCGAGCGCGCAGACCTACCGGCTGAAACTGCCGCGTTTCACCTTGATCGGAGCCACGACTCGCGCCGGACTTCTGGCCTCGCCTTTGTTCAACCGGTTCGGTGTAGTCCAGCGCCTGGACTTTTACGATGAGACCGACCTCTTTCGGATCGTCCTGCGATCGGCACAGATCCTGGGGGTGTCGATCATGGAGGACGGCGCGTGGGAAATCGCGCGGCGCTCCCGTGGAACGCCCCGCGTTGCCAATCGTCTGCTGCGGCGTGTCAGGGACTTCGCCCAGGTGCTGGGGGATGGCGTCATCACTCGTGAAGTCGCGCAGAGCGCGCTGGAACGGCTCGAGGTCGATACTAACGGTTTCGACGAGATGGATCGGCGGATCCTGCATACCATCATCGAAAAGTTTGCCGGCGGGCCGGTAGGAATCGAGACGATCGCAGTCGCTGTGGGAGAGGAAAAAGATACCATCGAAGACGTGTACGAGCCGTTTCTGATCCAGCAAGGGTTTCTAGCCAGGACTCCAAGGGGCCGCACCGTGACTCGCCTGGCTTTTGATCACTTCAAGCTCCCCCGCCCGGCCGAGGTGCAGGGCGAGTTATGGCACGGGTAA
- a CDS encoding DUF2905 domain-containing protein, with the protein MDSLARMLILFGLVLAAIGGLLLFIGKVPFIGKLPGDIYIQRKNFSFYFPLTTSILLSILLTILFSLFRRR; encoded by the coding sequence CTGGATTCACTCGCCAGGATGTTGATCCTGTTCGGTCTCGTTCTGGCCGCCATAGGGGGACTCCTTCTGTTCATCGGTAAGGTCCCTTTCATCGGGAAGCTCCCAGGCGACATCTATATCCAACGCAAAAACTTCTCATTCTATTTTCCGCTCACGACCTCAATACTCTTGAGTATCCTCCTGACCATACTCTTTTCGCTCTTTCGCCGCCGGTGA
- a CDS encoding SurA N-terminal domain-containing protein — MLKRMRGYSKALSVTLWLVIFAFVGTTFLVWGFRSTSGPGGVGPIAVVEGEKIPYTEYQQAYQRQYRQYQEKLGDKFDEKILDQLNLKGQVMEGLVGRYLLLHEARRLDIVISPDELIAEITTVPAFSDATGFSRDRYLRALQSARLTPEKFEEGLREDLLLRKVQEWVKGEVHLLPDEVWEAFRLNRASVKAEYLLFSDPKAQQAIIQKVSGLVKDKKPWEEIVRASGLKPLISDFFSSDRNLPQIPDQERFKEAALTMERGAISPVIQGTKASYLLRVIDRKDPSPAEFEREKAQFSLRLLERKRAQVFADWIRQVRARAKVKIETANL; from the coding sequence GTGCTGAAGCGAATGCGAGGATATAGCAAGGCGCTAAGCGTTACTTTGTGGCTGGTGATCTTTGCCTTTGTTGGGACCACCTTCCTGGTCTGGGGATTCCGTTCCACATCGGGTCCCGGCGGGGTGGGCCCCATTGCTGTCGTCGAGGGTGAGAAGATCCCATACACGGAGTATCAGCAGGCTTACCAGCGTCAGTATCGGCAATACCAAGAGAAATTAGGAGATAAGTTTGATGAAAAGATCCTCGACCAACTGAACCTGAAAGGGCAGGTTATGGAAGGGCTCGTCGGACGGTACCTGCTACTTCACGAGGCAAGACGATTGGATATTGTGATCAGTCCGGATGAGCTTATCGCAGAGATCACCACCGTGCCGGCCTTTAGCGATGCGACCGGCTTCAGCCGAGACAGATATCTCCGGGCCCTTCAATCGGCGCGCCTGACCCCTGAGAAGTTTGAGGAAGGTCTTCGTGAGGACCTGCTGCTTCGCAAGGTTCAGGAGTGGGTGAAGGGGGAGGTTCACCTCCTTCCAGATGAGGTGTGGGAGGCATTTCGCTTGAATCGAGCTTCCGTGAAGGCCGAGTACCTGTTGTTCTCAGATCCAAAGGCACAACAGGCCATCATTCAGAAAGTGTCCGGACTGGTTAAGGACAAAAAACCCTGGGAGGAGATCGTTAGGGCGTCCGGACTCAAGCCGCTTATCAGCGACTTCTTCTCATCAGATCGTAACCTCCCGCAGATACCGGACCAGGAGAGGTTTAAGGAGGCCGCGTTGACAATGGAGCGGGGGGCAATCAGTCCGGTCATCCAGGGCACGAAGGCGAGCTATCTCCTCCGAGTCATCGATCGAAAAGACCCGAGTCCCGCAGAATTCGAACGCGAGAAAGCTCAATTCAGCCTTAGGCTTTTGGAAAGGAAGCGGGCGCAGGTGTTTGCCGACTGGATTCGTCAAGTACGGGCACGGGCTAAGGTAAAAATCGAGACGGCCAACCTCTAA
- the ruvA gene encoding Holliday junction branch migration protein RuvA, which translates to MIAALRGLLVSKDPGQIVVDVNGVGYQVFIPLSTYYQLPEIQQEVCLRVYTHVREDAIQLYGFHALEEKITFELLTGVSGIGPRLAANILSGIAVEEFIPAILEGDIARLKAIPGVGRKTAERIILELKDKVLGVPRAGRVVVAHQPSPERDRTIEDVVSALLNLGCSRKEASAAADAAHHAVGDGADFEQFVKQALKHLSEGTGKRL; encoded by the coding sequence GTGATCGCAGCGCTCCGCGGGCTGTTGGTGTCCAAGGATCCAGGGCAGATTGTGGTTGATGTGAACGGGGTCGGCTACCAGGTCTTTATCCCTCTTTCGACGTACTATCAGCTCCCGGAGATCCAACAGGAGGTGTGCCTTCGTGTGTACACGCATGTCCGCGAGGATGCCATCCAACTGTACGGGTTTCATGCTCTCGAAGAGAAGATAACGTTCGAGTTGCTGACGGGAGTGTCCGGGATCGGGCCTCGCCTCGCAGCCAATATCCTGTCAGGAATTGCGGTGGAGGAGTTTATCCCGGCCATCCTGGAGGGCGATATTGCAAGGCTCAAGGCGATTCCAGGAGTGGGTCGGAAAACGGCCGAGCGGATCATCCTGGAATTGAAGGACAAGGTGCTGGGGGTTCCTCGCGCGGGTCGAGTCGTGGTTGCCCACCAGCCGAGCCCGGAACGAGATCGGACCATCGAGGATGTCGTCTCCGCGCTGCTGAATCTGGGCTGCAGCCGCAAAGAGGCCTCGGCGGCGGCAGACGCGGCGCATCACGCCGTTGGCGACGGGGCGGACTTTGAACAGTTCGTCAAGCAGGCGCTGAAACATCTCTCCGAAGGAACGGGGAAGCGGCTATGA